A genomic stretch from Buchnera aphidicola BCc includes:
- the dnaC gene encoding DNA replication protein DnaC, with protein MNNFLKKLKKIMPKYIKPKFYNDKELLLWNQKQGKKYSQSIIQNNKAIKIQKTLGKSGIKELYMNCSFENYHINHKGHQKVLNASRKYAENFKNSIASFIFSGKPGTGKNHLAAAIGNYLILQGNSVLIITIADLMSYIKETFNKKNTNSMTEEKLLNNFSTIDLLIIDEIGIQLKSEYEKIIINQIIDRRSSSKKSTGMLSNLTHAGIKNLLGERVIDRMCIGNSLWLTFEWDSYRKNISGNEY; from the coding sequence ATGAATAATTTTTTAAAAAAACTAAAAAAAATAATGCCTAAATATATAAAACCAAAATTTTATAATGATAAAGAATTATTACTTTGGAATCAAAAACAAGGAAAAAAATATTCACAATCAATTATTCAAAATAATAAAGCAATAAAAATACAAAAAACTTTAGGAAAATCTGGAATTAAAGAATTATATATGAACTGTTCTTTTGAAAATTATCATATTAATCATAAAGGACATCAAAAAGTGCTTAATGCATCTCGTAAATATGCAGAAAATTTTAAAAATAGTATTGCGAGTTTCATTTTTTCTGGAAAACCCGGAACTGGAAAAAATCATTTAGCAGCAGCTATTGGAAATTATTTAATATTACAAGGAAATAGTGTATTAATAATTACTATAGCTGATCTTATGTCATATATTAAAGAAACATTTAATAAAAAAAACACAAATTCTATGACAGAAGAAAAACTATTAAATAACTTTAGCACAATTGATTTATTAATAATTGATGAAATTGGTATACAATTAAAATCTGAATATGAAAAAATAATTATAAATCAAATTATAGATCGAAGATCTTCATCCAAAAAATCTACAGGAATGTTATCAAACTTAACACATGCAGGAATAAAAAATTTACTTGGAGAAAGAGTTATTGATAGAATGTGCATAGGAAATAGCTTATGGTTAACATTTGAATGGGATAGCTATCGAAAAAATATATCTGGAAATGAATATTAA
- the rsmD gene encoding 16S rRNA (guanine(966)-N(2))-methyltransferase RsmD, with the protein MKKKIKRKKIRIISGLYKGRIIDLKNKINVRPTRSRIKETVFSWLDKYIKNSVCLDCFAGSGNLSIESVSRLAKSVTALEKNYLLVKKLRHTLLNFLIKNVFVLRVNTIKWLQHFEKPYDIIYLDPPFKKKELLNQSIILLEKYRWIHKNSIIYTEHIDNNINYPKNWKLIKKKKIGNVLFSLFYKKN; encoded by the coding sequence ATGAAAAAAAAAATAAAAAGAAAGAAAATTCGTATTATCAGTGGTTTATATAAAGGTAGAATAATAGATTTAAAAAATAAAATAAATGTTCGCCCTACTAGAAGCCGAATTAAAGAAACAGTTTTTAGTTGGTTAGATAAATATATAAAAAATTCTGTATGTTTAGATTGTTTTGCAGGAAGTGGTAATTTAAGTATTGAATCAGTTTCAAGATTAGCAAAATCAGTTACAGCTTTAGAAAAAAATTATCTATTAGTAAAAAAATTAAGACATACATTATTAAATTTTTTAATAAAAAATGTATTTGTTCTACGAGTAAATACTATAAAATGGTTACAACATTTCGAAAAACCATATGATATTATCTATCTAGATCCACCTTTTAAAAAAAAAGAATTATTAAATCAATCAATTATACTTTTAGAAAAATATAGATGGATACATAAAAATTCAATTATATATACTGAACATATTGATAACAATATTAATTATCCAAAAAATTGGAAACTAATTAAAAAAAAAAAAATAGGAAATGTATTATTTTCATTATTTTACAAAAAAAATTAA
- the ftsY gene encoding signal recognition particle-docking protein FtsY — MCGKKNFFSHLNIFSKKKNVLNKDLKSKDKIDNISDNKKSKIGIFSFLKNYWNSTKDIFTKKLKNIFLNKNLDKKFFKKLEDILLSSDFGVQSTKKILNLFKEKIKKNNITDTKIAKVYFKEILLKILKKSSKFSDKNNYSNLLIILVVGINGVGKTTAVVKLANYYKNLGKSVILSACDTFRSAAIDQLIDLGNLYNIEIFYKSIGSDPSSVAFDSIIYAKKKKIDIVIIDTAGRMHNKMHLIQELKKMNRVIKKCCSTAFYKTYLVIDAGIGQNSIQQAKIFSSEINISGSIITKLDSTAKGGIIFSIINDLKIPICYISAGEKITDFNIFDYKYFIENFYNIF; from the coding sequence ATGTGTGGTAAAAAAAATTTTTTTTCTCATTTAAATATTTTTTCTAAAAAAAAAAATGTTTTAAATAAAGATTTAAAAAGTAAAGATAAGATAGATAATATTAGTGATAATAAAAAATCAAAGATTGGTATTTTTTCTTTTTTAAAAAATTATTGGAATTCTACAAAAGATATTTTTACTAAAAAATTAAAAAATATATTTTTAAACAAAAATTTAGATAAAAAGTTTTTTAAAAAATTGGAAGATATATTATTATCTTCTGATTTTGGGGTTCAATCTACTAAAAAAATATTAAATTTATTTAAAGAAAAAATAAAAAAAAATAATATTACAGATACTAAAATAGCTAAAGTTTATTTTAAAGAAATATTATTAAAAATTTTAAAAAAATCAAGTAAATTTTCTGATAAGAATAATTATAGTAATCTATTAATTATTTTGGTTGTTGGAATTAATGGGGTGGGAAAAACTACTGCAGTAGTAAAATTAGCAAATTATTATAAAAATTTAGGAAAATCCGTTATTCTTTCTGCTTGTGATACTTTTAGATCTGCAGCAATAGATCAACTAATAGATTTAGGTAATTTATATAATATTGAAATATTTTATAAATCTATTGGTTCTGATCCTTCTTCTGTTGCTTTTGATTCAATAATATATGCTAAAAAAAAAAAAATTGATATAGTTATTATTGATACAGCTGGACGTATGCATAATAAAATGCATTTGATTCAAGAATTAAAAAAAATGAATAGAGTTATTAAAAAATGCTGTTCTACAGCTTTTTATAAAACTTATTTAGTTATTGATGCTGGAATTGGTCAAAATTCAATACAACAAGCAAAAATATTTTCTTCTGAAATAAATATTTCTGGTTCTATTATTACTAAATTAGATAGTACAGCTAAAGGTGGTATAATTTTTTCTATTATTAATGATTTAAAAATACCAATTTGTTATATCAGCGCAGGGGAAAAAATAACAGATTTTAATATTTTTGATTATAAATATTTCATTGAGAATTTTTATAATATTTTTTAA
- the rpoH gene encoding RNA polymerase sigma factor RpoH → MIGFFNIGSLEAYIRLANSFSILTSEKEKSLAKKLFFYSDIESAKLLILSNLRFVIHVAKNYSGYGLPQADLIQEGNIGLMKAIRRFNPNINVRLVSFAVHWIKSEIHEYVLRNWRIVKIATTKAQRKLFFNLRKSKKRLGWFNRHEIDTVSQELGVSTQEVKEMEARMSAQDITFDLSAKDSHLDSITNNLRTSFHLEDKKSNFSIKIEKDNWALHATNKLTNALLILDKRSQQIIKRRWLDDDKPKITLQAIARDYGISAERVRQLEKNAMKKLKIAIEA, encoded by the coding sequence ATGATTGGTTTTTTTAATATTGGAAGTTTAGAAGCGTATATTCGATTAGCAAATTCTTTTTCTATTTTAACATCAGAAAAAGAAAAATCTCTTGCTAAAAAATTATTTTTTTATAGTGATATAGAATCAGCAAAATTATTAATTTTATCAAATTTACGATTTGTAATTCATGTAGCAAAAAATTATTCAGGATATGGTTTGCCACAAGCAGATTTAATTCAAGAAGGAAATATTGGATTAATGAAAGCTATTAGACGTTTTAACCCTAATATTAATGTTCGATTAGTTTCTTTTGCTGTACATTGGATAAAATCAGAAATTCATGAATATGTTTTGAGAAATTGGAGAATTGTAAAAATTGCAACAACTAAAGCTCAAAGAAAATTATTTTTTAATTTAAGAAAATCAAAAAAAAGATTAGGTTGGTTTAATCGTCATGAAATAGATACAGTTTCTCAGGAATTAGGAGTAAGTACTCAAGAAGTAAAAGAAATGGAAGCTCGAATGTCTGCTCAAGATATTACTTTTGATCTTTCTGCTAAAGATTCTCATCTTGATTCTATTACAAATAATTTACGTACTTCTTTTCATTTAGAAGATAAAAAATCTAATTTTTCTATAAAAATAGAAAAAGATAATTGGGCATTACATGCCACGAATAAACTTACTAACGCATTATTAATTTTAGATAAAAGAAGTCAACAAATTATTAAAAGACGATGGTTAGATGATGATAAACCTAAAATTACATTACAAGCAATTGCTAGAGATTATGGAATTTCTGCAGAAAGAGTAAGACAATTAGAAAAAAATGCTATGAAAAAATTAAAAATTGCTATTGAAGCATAG
- the metE gene encoding 5-methyltetrahydropteroyltriglutamate--homocysteine S-methyltransferase, which produces MAIKNHILGFPRIGLNRELKFALEKYWSKKNTLEELLLIGKNIRKENWKNQIDSGMDYVTVGDFAWYDHVLNISMMINNIPERHNPNNHILNIDTLFKVARGSKGVDNNICSASEMTKWFNTNYHYIVPEFTSNQKFYFAWKQILEETDEALSLGYKVKPVLLGPLTYLWLGKVKNSKINKLDLLKKILPIYIQVFKELSSRNINWIQIDEPILVLDIPKNWKKEFQSTYKFLDGKIKILLATYFGDITHNLDIINKLSIQGLHIDLVSSKYDLLKLSKSINNNFLLSLGIINGRNIWKTNLLEWFYKLKDFMKINNNFWISSSCSLLHVPLDITIEENLTDFVKSWFSFGIQKCLEISLLSQVLQNNLDIKELKNWIKPIHEYKSSNIVNNTSVQKRTLKISSEQFIRKNEFSVRSKIQKETLCLPVLPTTTIGSFPQTSEIRKLRLDYKNKKINQLDYEKQIKIHIKKNIIQQEQLGLDVLVHGEPERNDMVEYFSEYLEGFVFTTYGWVQSYGSRCVKPPIIVGDISRITPMTVMWSKYAQSLTKKPVKAMLTGPVTILCWSFPREDISKEDICNQIAISLRDEVLDLENSGINIIQIDEPALREGLPLRTHEWNNYLRWAVKSFKICSSGVKNSTQIHTHMCYCEFNDIMPAIVDLDADVITIETSRSDMELLEFFKTFKYPNAIGPGVYDIHSPNIPSVQSIEKLLKKALKYISIQQLWVNPDCGLKTRNWTETSLALQNMLQATLNIRKEYFKK; this is translated from the coding sequence ATGGCTATAAAAAATCATATACTAGGATTTCCTAGAATTGGTTTAAATCGTGAATTAAAATTTGCTTTAGAAAAATACTGGTCAAAAAAAAATACTTTAGAAGAATTACTTTTGATAGGTAAAAATATTAGAAAAGAAAATTGGAAAAATCAAATTGATAGTGGAATGGACTATGTTACTGTAGGTGATTTTGCATGGTATGATCATGTATTAAATATTAGCATGATGATAAATAATATACCAGAAAGACATAATCCTAATAATCATATTTTAAATATTGATACTTTATTTAAAGTAGCTAGAGGATCTAAAGGAGTAGATAATAATATTTGTTCAGCTTCAGAAATGACTAAGTGGTTTAATACAAATTATCATTATATAGTGCCTGAATTTACTTCTAATCAAAAATTTTATTTTGCTTGGAAACAAATTTTAGAAGAAACTGATGAAGCATTATCTTTAGGATATAAAGTAAAACCAGTTTTATTAGGTCCATTAACATATTTATGGTTAGGAAAAGTAAAAAATAGTAAAATAAATAAATTAGATTTATTAAAAAAAATATTACCTATTTATATCCAAGTATTTAAAGAATTATCTTCTAGAAATATTAATTGGATTCAAATTGATGAACCTATTTTAGTATTAGATATCCCTAAAAATTGGAAAAAAGAATTTCAATCGACTTATAAATTTTTAGATGGTAAAATAAAAATTTTATTAGCTACTTATTTTGGTGATATCACTCATAATTTAGATATTATTAATAAATTATCTATTCAAGGATTGCATATTGATTTAGTATCTAGTAAATATGATTTACTTAAATTGTCAAAATCAATTAATAATAATTTTTTATTATCATTAGGTATAATTAATGGAAGGAATATTTGGAAAACAAATCTTTTAGAATGGTTTTATAAGTTAAAAGATTTTATGAAAATAAATAATAATTTTTGGATAAGTTCTTCATGTTCTTTATTGCATGTTCCTTTAGATATCACTATTGAAGAAAATTTAACTGATTTTGTAAAATCATGGTTTTCTTTTGGTATTCAAAAATGTTTAGAAATTTCTTTATTATCTCAAGTTTTACAAAACAATTTAGATATCAAAGAATTAAAAAATTGGATTAAACCAATTCATGAATATAAATCTTCTAATATAGTTAATAATACTTCTGTACAAAAACGTACATTAAAAATTTCTTCAGAACAATTTATTAGAAAAAATGAATTTTCTGTTCGTTCTAAAATTCAAAAAGAAACATTATGTTTGCCTGTACTTCCTACTACTACTATTGGTTCTTTTCCTCAAACTTCAGAAATTAGAAAATTAAGATTAGATTATAAAAATAAAAAAATTAATCAATTAGACTATGAAAAACAAATTAAAATACACATAAAAAAAAATATTATTCAACAAGAACAATTAGGATTAGATGTTTTAGTTCATGGTGAACCTGAACGTAATGATATGGTAGAATATTTTAGTGAATATTTAGAAGGTTTTGTATTTACAACATATGGATGGGTACAAAGTTACGGTTCACGTTGTGTTAAACCGCCAATTATTGTAGGAGATATTAGTAGAATTACTCCTATGACAGTTATGTGGTCTAAATATGCTCAATCTTTAACTAAAAAACCAGTTAAAGCAATGTTAACAGGACCAGTAACAATTTTATGTTGGTCTTTTCCTAGAGAAGATATTTCTAAAGAAGATATATGTAATCAAATTGCAATATCTTTAAGAGATGAAGTGTTAGATTTAGAAAATTCTGGTATTAATATTATTCAAATTGATGAACCAGCATTACGAGAAGGTTTACCATTAAGAACTCATGAATGGAATAATTATTTACGATGGGCTGTAAAATCATTTAAGATATGCTCGTCTGGAGTTAAAAATAGTACTCAAATTCATACTCATATGTGTTATTGTGAGTTTAATGATATTATGCCGGCTATTGTAGATTTAGATGCAGATGTGATTACTATTGAAACATCTAGATCAGATATGGAATTATTAGAATTTTTTAAAACATTTAAATATCCAAATGCTATTGGTCCAGGAGTATATGATATTCATTCTCCAAATATACCATCTGTTCAATCGATAGAGAAATTACTAAAAAAAGCATTGAAATATATTTCAATTCAACAATTATGGGTAAATCCTGATTGTGGTTTAAAAACTCGTAATTGGACAGAGACATCTCTTGCATTACAAAATATGCTACAAGCAACTTTAAATATTAGAAAAGAATATTTTAAAAAATAA
- the rpoC gene encoding DNA-directed RNA polymerase subunit beta', which produces MKDILKLFKKNKKVEEFDSIKISLASPEVIRSWSFGEVKKPETINYRTLNPERDGLFCARIFGPIKDYECLCGKYKRLKHRGVICEKCGVEVTQSKVRRDRMGHIELAAPIAHIWFLKSLPSRIGLLLDMPLRDIERVLYFESYVITDPGITNLEKYQVLSEDQYIQALEENEDEFEAKMGAEAIQNLLKNMDLKKTCKILKKEVLKVNSETKRKKVTKRIKLIESLLTSKNKPEWMILTVLPILPPDLRPLVPLDGGRFATSDLNDLYRRVINRNNRLKRLLELFAPEIIVRNEKRMLQEAIDALLDNGRRGRSITGSNKRPLKSLADMIKGKQGRFRQNLLGKRVDYSGRSVITVGPYLHLNQCGIPKKMALELFKPFIYGKLEQRNLATTIKSAKKMVEKEEPIVWDILDEVIHKHPILLNRAPTLHRLGIQAFEPILIEGKAIQLHPLVCAAYNADFDGDQMAIHIPLTKTAQKEACSLMMSTKNILSPANGEPIIVPSQDVVLGIYYMTRKKINGKGENMLLSSPKEAEYMYSLGAVDLHSIVKIRILEYKKDEKKNLTEKKKIIKTTIGRAILWIHVPMGLPFKIFNKTLRKSHISEILNTCYRLLGLKKTVRLADQMMYIGFSYAAKSGVSVGINDIIIPKEKEKIIFQAEKEVLEIDKQFQTGLVTSSERYNKVIDIWAIANENIADAMMKNLSYEIIFQKNKKKITQKSFNNIFIMADSGARGSAAQIRQLAGMRGLMAKPDGSIIETPITANFREGLNVLQYFISTHGARKGLADTALKTANSGYLTRRLVDVAQDLVITQTNCKTKKGILMNSLIEGGDIKETLKERVLGRITVENIYHLNSKNIIIPKNTLLNEKWCNILEKNFIDSIIVRSVVHCETSFGVCAYCYGRDLARGKIVKKGEAVGVIAAQSIGEPGTQLTMRTFHIGGAASKVASESSIQIRKNGIIHLNQAKSVINSNGKIVIISRNVELKMLDKTGKTQESYKIPYGSILTKGEGQKVKAGEIIAKWDPHTIPVITEVNGYIKFIDMVDGKSITKQNDELTGLSSIVVLDISERNILGKDLKPALKIIGKNEEDIFIPGTDMPAQYFLPGKSIILLEDGMKISSGDILARVPQESVGTKDITGGLPRVADLFEARKPKELAILAEINGIVSFGKETKGKRRLILTPIDGNNIYEEMIPKWRQLNVFEGERVEKGDIISDGPESPHDILRLRGVQAVTNYIVNEVQEVYRLQGVKINDKHIEVIIRQMLRKATIINPGDSNFLQGEQIEYSKITSENKKLKKNKKETATFSRDLLGITKASLATESFISAASFQETTRVLTEAAVAGKKDKLRGLKENVIVGRLIPAGTGYKYHKKRLKNRIKNSVNKKNNMSSISVEEAAANLSELLNSTENINNRI; this is translated from the coding sequence ATGAAAGATATATTAAAACTTTTTAAAAAAAATAAAAAAGTAGAAGAATTTGATTCTATTAAAATTTCGTTAGCATCACCTGAAGTTATACGATCATGGTCTTTTGGAGAAGTTAAAAAACCTGAAACAATAAACTATAGAACTTTAAACCCAGAACGTGATGGATTATTTTGCGCTCGTATATTCGGTCCAATAAAAGATTATGAATGCCTATGCGGTAAATATAAACGATTAAAACATAGAGGTGTAATATGCGAAAAATGCGGTGTTGAAGTTACACAAAGCAAAGTTAGAAGAGACAGGATGGGTCATATTGAATTAGCTGCTCCAATAGCTCATATCTGGTTTTTAAAATCATTACCTTCAAGAATCGGACTATTATTAGATATGCCTTTAAGAGATATTGAAAGAGTTTTATATTTTGAATCTTATGTTATAACTGATCCAGGAATAACTAATTTAGAAAAATATCAAGTATTATCAGAAGATCAATATATTCAGGCTTTAGAAGAAAATGAAGATGAATTTGAAGCAAAAATGGGAGCTGAAGCTATACAAAATCTTTTAAAAAATATGGATTTAAAAAAAACATGTAAAATTCTTAAAAAAGAAGTGTTAAAAGTCAATTCAGAAACAAAAAGAAAAAAAGTAACAAAACGAATAAAATTAATAGAATCACTATTAACTTCAAAAAATAAACCGGAATGGATGATTCTAACAGTATTACCAATATTACCACCAGATTTAAGACCATTAGTACCATTAGACGGAGGAAGATTTGCAACATCAGATTTAAATGATCTATATCGAAGAGTTATAAATAGAAATAACAGATTAAAACGTTTATTAGAATTATTTGCTCCTGAAATTATTGTGAGAAACGAAAAAAGAATGCTCCAAGAAGCTATTGATGCATTATTAGATAATGGTCGAAGAGGCAGATCAATAACGGGATCAAATAAAAGACCGTTAAAATCTTTAGCTGATATGATTAAAGGAAAACAAGGTAGATTTAGACAAAATTTATTAGGAAAAAGAGTAGATTATTCTGGAAGATCTGTTATCACTGTAGGTCCGTATTTACATTTAAATCAATGCGGAATACCTAAAAAAATGGCTTTAGAATTATTTAAACCTTTTATATATGGAAAATTAGAGCAAAGAAATTTAGCTACAACAATTAAATCTGCTAAAAAAATGGTGGAGAAGGAAGAACCTATAGTGTGGGATATACTAGATGAAGTAATTCATAAACATCCAATATTATTAAATCGAGCTCCTACATTACATCGATTAGGAATACAAGCTTTTGAACCAATTCTAATTGAAGGAAAAGCTATACAACTACATCCTTTAGTATGTGCAGCTTATAATGCGGATTTTGATGGTGATCAAATGGCTATTCATATACCTTTAACTAAAACAGCACAAAAAGAAGCATGTTCCTTAATGATGTCAACAAAAAATATACTTTCTCCTGCTAATGGAGAACCAATTATTGTTCCATCTCAAGACGTAGTTCTTGGAATATATTATATGACAAGAAAAAAAATTAATGGAAAAGGCGAAAATATGTTGCTATCAAGTCCTAAAGAAGCTGAGTATATGTACTCCCTCGGAGCCGTAGATTTGCATTCTATTGTTAAAATCCGCATATTAGAATATAAAAAGGATGAAAAAAAAAATTTAACTGAAAAAAAAAAAATAATCAAAACAACTATTGGAAGAGCTATTCTTTGGATTCATGTTCCAATGGGATTACCTTTTAAAATTTTTAATAAAACATTAAGAAAATCTCATATATCTGAAATTTTAAATACATGTTATAGATTATTAGGACTTAAAAAAACAGTACGATTAGCGGATCAAATGATGTATATAGGATTTTCATATGCAGCTAAATCTGGAGTATCAGTTGGAATTAATGACATAATAATTCCTAAAGAAAAAGAAAAAATTATATTTCAAGCTGAAAAAGAAGTATTAGAAATAGATAAACAGTTTCAAACTGGACTAGTAACTTCTAGTGAAAGATATAATAAAGTTATTGATATCTGGGCAATAGCTAATGAAAATATTGCTGATGCTATGATGAAAAATTTATCTTATGAAATTATTTTTCAAAAAAACAAAAAAAAAATAACACAAAAATCTTTTAACAATATTTTTATTATGGCAGATTCTGGAGCAAGAGGATCGGCAGCTCAAATTAGACAATTAGCGGGTATGCGTGGATTAATGGCAAAACCAGATGGTTCAATAATAGAAACACCAATAACAGCGAATTTTAGAGAAGGACTAAATGTTTTACAATATTTTATTTCAACACATGGGGCGAGAAAAGGATTAGCTGATACAGCATTAAAAACAGCTAATTCAGGATACTTAACTAGAAGATTAGTAGATGTTGCTCAAGATTTAGTAATTACACAAACTAACTGTAAAACTAAAAAAGGAATTTTAATGAATTCTTTAATTGAAGGGGGTGATATTAAAGAAACGTTAAAAGAAAGAGTTTTAGGAAGAATTACAGTTGAAAATATTTATCATTTAAATTCTAAAAATATCATAATACCAAAAAATACATTATTAAATGAAAAATGGTGCAATATTTTAGAAAAAAATTTTATTGATTCAATTATTGTAAGATCTGTAGTACATTGTGAAACAAGTTTTGGTGTCTGTGCTTATTGTTACGGACGTGATTTAGCACGAGGTAAAATAGTTAAAAAAGGTGAAGCTGTGGGAGTTATAGCTGCACAATCGATTGGAGAACCCGGAACTCAATTAACTATGCGAACATTTCATATTGGAGGAGCAGCTTCAAAAGTAGCATCAGAATCAAGTATACAAATTCGAAAAAACGGAATTATTCATTTAAATCAAGCAAAATCAGTAATAAATTCTAATGGAAAAATTGTTATTATTTCACGAAATGTTGAATTAAAAATGTTAGATAAAACAGGAAAAACACAGGAAAGTTATAAAATTCCATATGGATCAATATTAACTAAAGGAGAAGGTCAAAAAGTTAAAGCAGGGGAAATAATTGCAAAATGGGATCCACATACTATTCCAGTTATTACTGAAGTTAATGGATATATAAAATTTATTGATATGGTTGATGGAAAAAGTATTACTAAACAAAATGATGAACTAACAGGATTATCTTCTATTGTTGTATTAGATATTTCTGAGAGAAATATACTAGGAAAAGATTTAAAACCAGCATTAAAGATTATAGGTAAAAATGAGGAAGATATCTTTATTCCTGGAACAGATATGCCAGCACAATATTTTCTTCCTGGAAAATCAATTATTTTATTAGAAGATGGTATGAAAATTTCTTCTGGAGATATTTTAGCTCGTGTTCCACAAGAATCAGTAGGAACAAAAGACATTACTGGAGGATTACCTAGAGTAGCAGATCTATTTGAAGCTCGAAAACCAAAAGAATTGGCTATTCTAGCAGAAATAAATGGTATAGTTTCTTTTGGAAAAGAAACAAAAGGAAAAAGAAGATTAATTCTAACTCCAATAGATGGAAATAACATTTATGAAGAAATGATTCCTAAATGGAGACAATTAAATGTTTTTGAAGGAGAAAGAGTAGAAAAAGGAGATATAATTTCAGATGGACCAGAATCACCACATGATATCTTACGATTAAGAGGAGTGCAAGCTGTTACAAACTATATTGTAAATGAAGTTCAAGAAGTTTATCGTTTACAAGGAGTTAAAATTAATGATAAACATATCGAAGTTATTATCAGGCAAATGTTAAGAAAAGCAACAATAATAAATCCAGGTGATTCTAATTTTTTACAAGGAGAACAAATAGAATATTCAAAAATCACATCAGAAAATAAAAAACTAAAAAAAAATAAAAAAGAAACAGCAACATTTTCTCGTGATTTATTAGGTATTACTAAAGCATCATTAGCTACAGAATCATTTATTTCTGCTGCATCATTTCAAGAAACTACTAGAGTATTAACAGAAGCAGCTGTAGCTGGAAAAAAAGATAAGCTAAGAGGATTAAAAGAAAATGTAATTGTTGGTAGATTAATTCCTGCGGGAACTGGATATAAATATCATAAAAAAAGATTAAAAAATAGAATAAAAAATTCTGTCAATAAAAAAAACAACATGAGTTCTATTAGTGTAGAAGAAGCTGCGGCTAATTTATCTGAATTATTAAATTCAACAGAAAACATAAATAATAGAATATAA